The Xenopus laevis strain J_2021 chromosome 5L, Xenopus_laevis_v10.1, whole genome shotgun sequence genome has a segment encoding these proteins:
- the cenpo.L gene encoding centromere protein O, producing MEEAQNLFREGVLSHLEQLETLSHNLAVKQERQRQERNSLKENRELVLELRKKRDELKAKIEQHKAEIQAFSGQAEAAEDHGNVAGSSQQALLEMRLEELKGKLEMYWLTGISGKRTKKGVCVRLSTAFEGAYLDSYHLDIVLKPSVRIASHSVPPFIPLEQFTQQHLQTDLKKFLSVLFGHLNAYAGRKYQFQQLQTFPGSFVSDARQGNSLHTILTFEYNLKLEKETFCLRAKLIYGGATSSLPTEAVITCEDNRPSVQEKISSHSSLFCHNPLHKALDFISSEEQTLNRTSASLLGTDIF from the exons ATGGAGGAGGCGCAGAATCTCTTTAGAGAAG GGGTCCTGTCTCATCTGGAGCAGCTGGAGACCCTGTCCCATAACTTGGCAGTGAAACAGGAGAGGCAAAGGCAGGAGCGGAATTCCCTGAAGGAGAACCGAGAGCTGGTTCTGGAGCTGAGGAAGAAACGGGATGAGCTAAAGGCTAAAATTGAACAACACAAAGCAGAG ATCCAGGCATTCAGTGGACAGGCGGAAGCTGCAGAGGATCATGGGAACGTGGCTGGGAGCTCACAGCAGGCACTACTGGAGATGCGTCTGGAGGAATTAAAGGGCAAGCTAGAGATGTACTGGCTGACTG GCATTAGTGGCAAGCGGACGAAGAAGGGAGTGTGTGTCCGTCTCAGCACAGCTTTTGAAGGAGCCTATCTAGATTCCTACCATCTGGATATTGTCCTAAAGCCGTCTGTGAGGATCGCCAGCCATTCTGTGCCACCATTTATCCCCCTGGAACAGTTCACCCAGCAGCACTTACAGACCGATCTCAAAAAATTCCTGTCTGTGCTGTTTGGGCATTTAAATGCCTACGCTGGCCGGAAGTACCAGTTCCAACAGCTCCAG ACCTTCCCGGGGAGCTTTGTCTCCGACGCCCGGCAGGGTAACTCCTTGCACACCATCCTTACGTTCGAGTATAATCTGAAGCTGGAGAAGGAAACGTTCTGCTTGAGAGCAAAGCTGATTTATGGGGGTGCCACGAGCAGTCTGCCCACGGAGGCCGTGATTACGTGCGAGG ATAATCGCCCGTCTGTTCAGGAGAAAATCTCCTCCCACTCATCTCTCTTCTGCCACAATCCCCTGCACAAAGCCTTGGACTTCATCAGTTCTGAAGAGCAGACCCTGAACCGCACCAGCGCCTCCCTCCTGGGCACCGACATCTTTTAA